The Desulfobacteraceae bacterium DNA window GGCCTGGGTGGGGTGCTGATCTTGGCCGGAGCCGGCGTTGATGACAGGGATGCAGCGTTCGGTGTTGGATAGCAGCCAGGCGATCCGCTCTGCGAACCCTCCCACCGGGTGGCGCATGATGATCAGGTCGAAGTACGAGCTGAAGGTGCGCACCGTGTCCTCCGGGGATTCCCCCTTGATTTCGCTTGAGGTGGTGGTGTCGCGCACCTCCGCCGGGTGGATGCCGACGATCTGGCAGGCGGAGTAAAATGAGAGAAAAGTCCGGCTGGAGGGCTGGGCGAAGTAGAGCATGGCGCGCTTTTCCGAGAGCAGCGACTGCAGGAAGTGCAGCCCTCCCTTGGTTTTGCCGATGCGCCGGATCTTGGTGGCCAACTCGCAGAGCCGCTCCAGGGAGGGGCGGTCGAACTGCTGGGCGATCAGGGCATGGTAGGGCCGCCCGTTGCGCATAAACAAAGGGCCCTTATCTTCGCGTCGAAGGTCCTGGAAATCCAGCCATGAAATGCGCCGCAACGGGTTGTCCTTGTACATCGGCGTTTCCTCGCCTGAGGTTGGAAGGGGCAGCCAGGCCGCAGCCTGTCAACGCCTGTCATTTAAGGCAATGCCCGAAGTTTGTCAATGCCCGGCCAAGGGGCTTTCCAAACGGCCGTCGCGGCCAAGGGCGCCGTTGCTTTCAGGCTTTTGCCGTCAATAAGAAGGAGGTGTGCCATGGCACAAATTTTCGACGATCGCTGGCGTGAGCGCGGGTCTCTGTGGTTATTGGGGCTGTCGCTGGTGATGGTCTTTTCCGCCTGTTCGACCCACGGCCCCGGGGTCATCGGTCCCCAGGGCGGCAAGCTGGCGCCCTGTCCGGATCGGCCCAACTGCGTTTGCAGCGACGCCGCGGACCCCCGGCGGCGGGTTGCGCCGTTCGCCTTGCAGGGGCCCGCCGCGGAAGCCTGGCAGGCCCTCGAGGCGCACCTGACCACCCTGCGGCGCGTCCAGCTGGTCACCGTTTCACCGTTTTATCTGCATGCCGTTTTTCGCAGCCGGGTTTTTGGCTTTTCGGACGATGTCGAGTTCTACCTCCGGCCGCAGGCCGGAGAAATCGCCGTGCGTTCCGCATCACGCACGGGCTATTTCGACTTTGGCGTCAACCGCCGTCGGATCGAGGCCATCCGGAGCCATCTCACCGGGCTGGGGGTTCTTAAAGGGTCTTGAAAGCGCCGCCGCCGGTGCAGGGTTCGAAAAAAAACATCCCGCCGGGGCCACCGGCAGACCCATGGTCTACTTCGCGGGGAGGAAAAACAAGGCCGCGCCCCGGCACCCGGCGCCCCCGTTGAGCCAAGTCCCGGAAGGCCTGTTGTAGGATTCAATTAACTGTAATTTCAGTTTCTTAAAATTAAGTACGAGCAGTTCTGAGCCTCATGCGGGAAACGGCCTGGCGGGGCTTTGCCTAACGCCCTGCCCCCGCCAAGTGCCCGGCAGCAAGCCAACGGCGTCTTAGCCTTCTCTAAAACCGTTGATTTTGTAGGGATGGCATCAAACTAATATGTTGACATTCCGCCAAACCTTCTATAGAGACAGGTTTAATCGAACAGCTGGGGCAATCGAGAACTTCAACTGGAGGTGGAATCGCATGACAAAAGCAGAATTGATCGAAAAAATGGCAATGGATGCCGGCATCAGCAAGGTTGCTGCCGGGGCCGCTCTGGACTCGTTTGTCGACGGCGTCACCAGTGCGTTGAAGAAAAAAGAGGGAAAAGTGACCTTGGTGGGTTTCGGCACATTTCTCAAGGTTCGCCGCAAAGCGCGCAAGGGGCGCAACCCCCAGACCGGCGAGGAAATCAAGATCAAGGCGACAAACGTCGTCAAGTTCAAGCCGGGCAAAAAGCTGAAAGATTCGGTCTGATCCATACGGGCGTGGTTTGCGGCAGCCTGCGAGCGTTGCCGCAAACCGCTCTGCATTCCCTCGAAGTCCCCCACTTCCGTGCTTTTCCCTCCCCCGGCACCCCGCCCGGTGAGCGCTTCCCATCTCACCCGGGAGGTGCGTCATTTCCCGACTGCGATTTAGCATTCGACCTTCGCCCTGCGACAGTGCTATAATAAATTTTATTCTTTCAAGCGGCGGGTTTCCGGCAGGGCCGCCTGCCAGCGGGTGATGCGTGCCGGAAAAAGGGGGCGATGATGTGGGTCTTCACCATGGACGGATTTTTCGCGGCGGTCTGGGACAAGAACTGTGGGCGGGACGAACTCATGATCCGCGCCCATTGCCGTGAGGACCTGGTCCGCCTCTCCAAAAAGCTCTGGGGCTACAGCGAGGAGGTCAAGATCCTCAAAAGCCCGGGCGCCGATTATGCTTTCCGGATGAAGATCCCGCGCCAGATGTGGTCGGAATACGTGGCCCAGTGCGCCCTCAAGGTGGACTATGCCAATGTCAAGGGCCACATCGTGCCCGCCGATGAACCGCTGCGTGAAAGGGCCTACTACGAGGTCTGGGAGGCGCTTTACCGCTGGCAGTCGGATCTGGAAAAAAAACAAGGCAAGTGAATCGGGCTGCCAGCCGGGCGGGTGACTGATTTCCCGCTTGACAGGCCGCAAGCGGGTGATAAAAACTCTGGCCGCGCCGACCCTGTTTTGGGATGCGGCAGCAGCAAACGTTCGCCCCCACCGGTCTGGGGGTTTTTTTGTACCCCTGGCGCAAGATCCGATGCAGGCGTTTATGGACCGCAACACGCTTTTTGGCGCCATTTTAAGCGGCGCGCTGCTGACGGCCGCCTTTCCCCGGCTGGGCATGTGGGGTGCGGCCTGGGTGGCCCTGGTGCCGCTGCTTCTCGCCCTCCGGAACCTTCCCCCCGCCGGTGCCTTCCGCCTGGGCCTGATCGCCGGCGGGGTGCACTACCTGAGCCTGATCTACTGGGTCGCCTACACCCTGCGGACCTACGGTCATCTGCCGTGGCTTCTGTCGGTTTCGGCGCTGGTGCTGCTGTGCATCTACCTGGCGCTTTTTACCGCTTTTTTCGCGGCCGCCCTGGCCCTTTTCAGGCCCCGGCCGCTGATCCTGCTCGTGGCGGCGCCGGTCCTGTGGACAGGGCTGGAGTATCTGCGCACGTTTCTGTTGACCGGCTTCCCCTGGGGGCTCTTGGGCTACACCCAGGCCGACTGGCTGCCGGTGATCCAGCTGGCGGACCTCTTCGGGGTCTACGGGGTCTCCTTTCTCATTGTACTGGTGAATGCCGCGGCGGCCCTGGCCCTCTCGACGGTTTTGAGCAGCGCCCGGGGCCCTCGGCCGGCCCCCGCGGCCGGTCTAGGGGCGCTTTTGCTGGCGACGGCTGCCGTGGCCCTCGCCTGGGGTTACGGCCATTGGCGTATTCAGGGGTTGGAGGCCCGCATCCGCCAGGCGCCGGCGGTCAAGGTGGCGGTGGTCCAGGGCAATATCCCCCAGGCGGAGAAGTGGGAGCCTTCTTTTCAAACGGCCACCGTCGAAAAATACGCGCGCCTCTCCATGGGGCTGCGGGACCAGCGCCCGGAGCTGGTGGTGTGGCCCGAGACCGCCGCCCCGTTTTACTTCGGCCATGACGCCGAACTCTCGCTGCAGGTGGCGAAGGCCGTGCGCCGCAGCGCAGCCAGCTTTCTGATCGGCAGCCCGTCAGTCACCCTCCAGGCCGG harbors:
- a CDS encoding HU family DNA-binding protein, whose amino-acid sequence is MTKAELIEKMAMDAGISKVAAGAALDSFVDGVTSALKKKEGKVTLVGFGTFLKVRRKARKGRNPQTGEEIKIKATNVVKFKPGKKLKDSV
- the lnt gene encoding apolipoprotein N-acyltransferase, yielding MDRNTLFGAILSGALLTAAFPRLGMWGAAWVALVPLLLALRNLPPAGAFRLGLIAGGVHYLSLIYWVAYTLRTYGHLPWLLSVSALVLLCIYLALFTAFFAAALALFRPRPLILLVAAPVLWTGLEYLRTFLLTGFPWGLLGYTQADWLPVIQLADLFGVYGVSFLIVLVNAAAALALSTVLSSARGPRPAPAAGLGALLLATAAVALAWGYGHWRIQGLEARIRQAPAVKVAVVQGNIPQAEKWEPSFQTATVEKYARLSMGLRDQRPELVVWPETAAPFYFGHDAELSLQVAKAVRRSAASFLIGSPSVTLQAGGPLFHNSAFLLGPEAEVLGKYDKAHLVPFGEYVPLRRWLPFLGKIVAQVGDFVPGPKGQTLAWGPYRLGVQICYEIIFPGLARAMTLNGADLLVNLTNDAWYGRSSAPFQHFMITVFRAVENRRTLVRAANTGISGFVDPLGRVASATALFEDAAVARSLPILRERSLYTRWGDVFAGACLAGAALLVAAAGIRRRR
- a CDS encoding DUF1499 domain-containing protein; translation: MAQIFDDRWRERGSLWLLGLSLVMVFSACSTHGPGVIGPQGGKLAPCPDRPNCVCSDAADPRRRVAPFALQGPAAEAWQALEAHLTTLRRVQLVTVSPFYLHAVFRSRVFGFSDDVEFYLRPQAGEIAVRSASRTGYFDFGVNRRRIEAIRSHLTGLGVLKGS